In one window of Megalops cyprinoides isolate fMegCyp1 chromosome 24, fMegCyp1.pri, whole genome shotgun sequence DNA:
- the tmem70 gene encoding transmembrane protein 70, mitochondrial produces MLCVSVVRGLQTSFGGQPIFSQFHRIGIGKTSTFRCFNALPKRSGVNTDYACLSLTNEENLLQATRRSLLSNVGINKVRSSSAHKTWRCFSSSSARNSDLGQLIYTGSLGRAVLGVKFFSYSTSMFSLCVMPYLMLQTGLGAQSLAVQVATCGVIGFFTFMSPLLLHLVTKGYVVRLYHRPDTDTYTAITYSALLVEKKTVFHQKEVSVPDVSKMFTSFYANKKPMLVNPFLFTLPHDYNHLMGYDKPFSFEMDELDKPDGSKEA; encoded by the exons atgttGTGTGTGTCGGTAGTTCGAGGTTTACAGACATCCTTCGGAGGTCAACCGATTTTCAGTCAGTTCCACCGTATTGGTATAGGGAAAACATCAACCTTTCGTTGCTTTAATGCATTGCCAAAAAGAAGTGGCGTTAATACTGATTACGCCTGCTTATCGTTAACGAATGAAGAAAATCTGCTTCAAGCCACCAGAAGGTCACTCCTCAGCAATGTAGGAATAAATAAG GTCCGCTCATCTTCAGCACACAAGACGTGGCGCTGCTTCAGTTCATCCTCTGCAAGGAACTCTGACCTAGGACAACTGATTTACACCGGCAGCTTGGGAAGAGCTGTGCTGG GGGTGAAATTCTTCTCCTACTCCACCAGCATGttcagcctgtgtgtgatgCCCTACCTCATGCTGCAGACGGGCCTTGGGGCACAGAGCTTGGCCGTACAGGTGGCCACCTGCGGTGTCATCGGCTTCTTCACTTTCATGTCCCCGCTGCTCCTCCACCTGGTCACCAAGGGCTACGTGGTCCGTCTGTACCACCGCCCCGACACGGACACATACACGGCAATCACCTACAGCGCCCTGTTGGTGGAGAAGAAGACCGTGTTCCACCAGAAGGAGGTCTCGGTGCCGGACGTGAGCAAGATGTTCACCAGCTTCTATGCCAACAAGAAGCCCATGCTGGTCAACCCTTTCCTTTTCACTCTCCCCCATGACTACAACCACCTCATGGGATATGACAAACCCTTCTCCTTTGAAATGGATGAGCTGGACAAGCCAGATGGAAGTAAAGAAGCCTGA
- the LOC118771437 gene encoding elongin-C — MDGEEKTYGGCEGPDAMYVKLISSDGHEFIVKREHALTSGTIKAMLSGPGQFAENETNEVNFREIPSHVLSKVCMYFTYKVRYTNSSTEIPEFPIAPEIALELLMAANFLDC; from the exons ATGG ACGGGGAGGAGAAGACCTATGGAGGCTGTGAGGGGCCAGACGCCATGTACGTCAAGCTGATCTCCTCAGATGGCCACGAGTTCATTGTAAAGAGAGAACATGCTTTGACGTCCGGCACCATCAAAGCTATGTTGAGCGGTCCTG GTCagtttgctgaaaatgaaaccaaCGAAGTCAATTTTCGAGAGATCCCCTCTCACGTCCTCTCCAAAGTGTGCATGTATTTCACCTACAAAGTCCGCTACACCAACAGCTCCACGGAGATCCCAGAATTCCCTATTGCTCCAGAGATAGCGCTTGAACTCCTAATGGCTGCAAACTTCTTAGATTgttaa